A part of Raphanus sativus cultivar WK10039 unplaced genomic scaffold, ASM80110v3 Scaffold1724, whole genome shotgun sequence genomic DNA contains:
- the LOC130504667 gene encoding nudix hydrolase 15, mitochondrial isoform X2: MFLLHRRLPLLARTTLLCSFMEPALTASSSFGGSSRLAALAQQLRMYKPPPSSSFENDDEETQADQESAGKVVSQVGFQESMTPVPKDPERFKPKRAAVLICIFEGDEGDLRVILTKRSSRLSTHSGEVSLPGGKAEEGDKDDGMTATREAEEEIGLDPSLVDVVTSLEPFLSKHLLRVIPVIGILKDKNTFNPKPNPAEVEAVFDAPLEMFLKDENRRSEEREWMGEKYLIHYFDYRTGDKDYTIWGLTAGILIRAASVTYKRPPAFIEQCPKFKYPKMN; encoded by the exons atgttTTTACTCCATCGCAGGCTTCCTTTACTTGCACGCACAACCCTCCTCTGCAGTTTCATGGAGCCTGCGTTGACTGCATCATCCTCTTTCGGTGGGTCTTCTCGACTCGCCGCCTTGGCCCAGCAACTGCGCATGTACAAGCCACCGCCTTCTTCATCGTTCGAAAACGATGATGAGGAGACGCAGGCGGATCAGGAGAGCGCAGGGAAGGTGGTTTCTCAGGTTGGGTTTCAGGAATCCATGACTCCGGTTCCGAAAGATCCTGAGAGGTTCAAACCGAAGCGAGCGGCTGTGCTGATCTGTATCTTCGAAGGAGACGAGGGCGATCTTCGCGTCATCCTCACTAAGAGGTCTTCCAGATTGTCTACTCACTCGG GAGAAGTTTCACTGCCGGGTGGTAAAGCAGAGGAGGGTGATAAAGATGATGGGATGACTGCTACCAGAGAGGCCGAGGAAGAGATTGGTTTAGACCCTTCTCTTGTTGATGTTGTCACTTCTCTCGAACCATTTCTGTCCAAG CATCTCCTCAGAGTAATACCTGTGATAGGAATCTTGAAGGACAAAAACACATTCAATCCAAAACCAAATCCTGCGGAAGTGGAAGCTGTGTTTGATGCACCTTTGGAAATGTTCCTCAAG GATGAGAACAGAAGATCCGAAGAGAGAGAGTGGATGGGAGAAAAGTATTTGATCCACTACTTTGATTATCGAACCGGAGATAAAGATTATACGATATGGGGTCTAACTGCCGGGATTTTGATCAGAGCTGCATCTGTGACTTATAAAAGACCACCTGCTTTCATCGAGCAGTGCCCTAAGTTTAAGTACCCTAAAATG AACTAG
- the LOC130504667 gene encoding nudix hydrolase 15, mitochondrial isoform X4, whose product MEPALTASSSFGGSSRLAALAQQLRMYKPPPSSSFENDDEETQADQESAGKVVSQVGFQESMTPVPKDPERFKPKRAAVLICIFEGDEGDLRVILTKRSSRLSTHSGEVSLPGGKAEEGDKDDGMTATREAEEEIGLDPSLVDVVTSLEPFLSKHLLRVIPVIGILKDKNTFNPKPNPAEVEAVFDAPLEMFLKDENRRSEEREWMGEKYLIHYFDYRTGDKDYTIWGLTAGILIRAASVTYKRPPAFIEQCPKFKYPKMVEKHTCMP is encoded by the exons ATGGAGCCTGCGTTGACTGCATCATCCTCTTTCGGTGGGTCTTCTCGACTCGCCGCCTTGGCCCAGCAACTGCGCATGTACAAGCCACCGCCTTCTTCATCGTTCGAAAACGATGATGAGGAGACGCAGGCGGATCAGGAGAGCGCAGGGAAGGTGGTTTCTCAGGTTGGGTTTCAGGAATCCATGACTCCGGTTCCGAAAGATCCTGAGAGGTTCAAACCGAAGCGAGCGGCTGTGCTGATCTGTATCTTCGAAGGAGACGAGGGCGATCTTCGCGTCATCCTCACTAAGAGGTCTTCCAGATTGTCTACTCACTCGG GAGAAGTTTCACTGCCGGGTGGTAAAGCAGAGGAGGGTGATAAAGATGATGGGATGACTGCTACCAGAGAGGCCGAGGAAGAGATTGGTTTAGACCCTTCTCTTGTTGATGTTGTCACTTCTCTCGAACCATTTCTGTCCAAG CATCTCCTCAGAGTAATACCTGTGATAGGAATCTTGAAGGACAAAAACACATTCAATCCAAAACCAAATCCTGCGGAAGTGGAAGCTGTGTTTGATGCACCTTTGGAAATGTTCCTCAAG GATGAGAACAGAAGATCCGAAGAGAGAGAGTGGATGGGAGAAAAGTATTTGATCCACTACTTTGATTATCGAACCGGAGATAAAGATTATACGATATGGGGTCTAACTGCCGGGATTTTGATCAGAGCTGCATCTGTGACTTATAAAAGACCACCTGCTTTCATCGAGCAGTGCCCTAAGTTTAAGTACCCTAAAATGGTAGAGAAACATACTTGTATGCCTTAA
- the LOC108834665 gene encoding 50S ribosomal protein L34, chloroplastic-like, with the protein MASSLSISIGASASSRLRHPSSSNGKISVPSATLSLGTGSRRGAFSLSCSKSPSASSQLLHCSFLSSSLSLASSFSGLSIAFDLSSGTSGLSSQKRRGLVVRAGKAALCQTKRSRSRKSLARTHGFRLRMRTTSGRATIKRRRAKGRWNLCPKSNPSSGKRA; encoded by the exons atggcTTCTTCCTTATCCATCTCCATTGGAGCTTCGGCTTCGTCGCGTTTACGTCATCCTTCTTCATCGAACGGGAAGATTAGCGTCCCTTCCGCCACGCTTTCTCTCGGCACTGGTTCGAGACGGGGAGCGTTTTCTCTCAGCTGTTCAAAATCCCCATCAGCTTCTTCTCAGCTGCTCCATTGCTCCtttctctcttcatctctctcccTCGCATCTTCGTTTTCTG GTTTGTCCATTGCATTTGATCTCAGCAGTGGAACCAGTGGTCTGAGTAGCCAGAAGCGCAGAGGGCTTGTGGTGAGAGCTGGAAAAGCTGCTCTGTGTCAAACGAAGAGGAGCAGGTCAAGAAAGTCTCTTGCTAGGACTCATGGTTTCCGTTTGAGGATGAGAACCACCAGTGGTAGAGCCACCATCAAGCGCCGACGTGCCAAGGGACGTTGGAATCTATGCCCTAAGTCCAACCCTAGCAGCGGCAAACGTGCTTGA
- the LOC130504670 gene encoding bet1-like protein At4g14600 — MASNPHRGGAGGSLYGGAAPYRSRDGLSTRSATGSEEIQLRIDPMHSDLDDEITGLHGQVRQLKNIAQEIGSEAKFQRDFLDELQVTLMRAQAGVKNNIRKLNLSIIRSGNNHIMHVVLFALLCFFILYMWSKMFKR, encoded by the exons ATGGCATCGAACCCTCACAGAGGCGGTGCGGGTGGTTCTCTTTACGGAGGTGCCGCTCCATACAGATCCAG AGATGGGCTTAGCACTAGAAGTGCTACAGGTTCAGAGGAAATCCAGCTTAGGATTGATCCCATGCACTCTGACCTAGATGATGAGATCACTGGTCTCCATGGCCAAGTCAGGCAATTGAAAAAT ATTGCTCAAGAAATTGGGTCAGAAGCTAAGTTTCAGAGGGACTTCTTAGATGAACTG CAAGTGACATTGATGAGAGCGCAAGCAGGGGTGAAGAACAACATAAGGAAACTGAACTTGAGCATCATACGTAGTGGGAACAACCACATCATGCACGTGGTTCTTTTCGCGCTCCTCTGCTTCTTTATCCTCTACATGTGGTCCAAAATGTTCAAAAGATGA
- the LOC130504667 gene encoding nudix hydrolase 15, mitochondrial isoform X3 codes for MFLLHRRLPLLARTTLLCSFMEPALTASSSFGGSSRLAALAQQLRMYKPPPSSSFENDDEETQADQESAGKVVSQVGFQESMTPVPKDPERFKPKRAAVLICIFEGDEGDLRVILTKRSSRLSTHSGEVSLPGGKAEEGDKDDGMTATREAEEEIGLDPSLVDVVTSLEPFLSKHLLRVIPVIGILKDKNTFNPKPNPAEVEAVFDAPLEMFLKDENRRSEEREWMGEKYLIHYFDYRTGDKDYTIWGLTAGILIRAASVTYKRPPAFIEQCPKFKYPKM; via the exons atgttTTTACTCCATCGCAGGCTTCCTTTACTTGCACGCACAACCCTCCTCTGCAGTTTCATGGAGCCTGCGTTGACTGCATCATCCTCTTTCGGTGGGTCTTCTCGACTCGCCGCCTTGGCCCAGCAACTGCGCATGTACAAGCCACCGCCTTCTTCATCGTTCGAAAACGATGATGAGGAGACGCAGGCGGATCAGGAGAGCGCAGGGAAGGTGGTTTCTCAGGTTGGGTTTCAGGAATCCATGACTCCGGTTCCGAAAGATCCTGAGAGGTTCAAACCGAAGCGAGCGGCTGTGCTGATCTGTATCTTCGAAGGAGACGAGGGCGATCTTCGCGTCATCCTCACTAAGAGGTCTTCCAGATTGTCTACTCACTCGG GAGAAGTTTCACTGCCGGGTGGTAAAGCAGAGGAGGGTGATAAAGATGATGGGATGACTGCTACCAGAGAGGCCGAGGAAGAGATTGGTTTAGACCCTTCTCTTGTTGATGTTGTCACTTCTCTCGAACCATTTCTGTCCAAG CATCTCCTCAGAGTAATACCTGTGATAGGAATCTTGAAGGACAAAAACACATTCAATCCAAAACCAAATCCTGCGGAAGTGGAAGCTGTGTTTGATGCACCTTTGGAAATGTTCCTCAAG GATGAGAACAGAAGATCCGAAGAGAGAGAGTGGATGGGAGAAAAGTATTTGATCCACTACTTTGATTATCGAACCGGAGATAAAGATTATACGATATGGGGTCTAACTGCCGGGATTTTGATCAGAGCTGCATCTGTGACTTATAAAAGACCACCTGCTTTCATCGAGCAGTGCCCTAAGTTTAAGTACCCTAAAATG TGA
- the LOC130504667 gene encoding nudix hydrolase 15, mitochondrial isoform X1, whose amino-acid sequence MFLLHRRLPLLARTTLLCSFMEPALTASSSFGGSSRLAALAQQLRMYKPPPSSSFENDDEETQADQESAGKVVSQVGFQESMTPVPKDPERFKPKRAAVLICIFEGDEGDLRVILTKRSSRLSTHSGEVSLPGGKAEEGDKDDGMTATREAEEEIGLDPSLVDVVTSLEPFLSKHLLRVIPVIGILKDKNTFNPKPNPAEVEAVFDAPLEMFLKDENRRSEEREWMGEKYLIHYFDYRTGDKDYTIWGLTAGILIRAASVTYKRPPAFIEQCPKFKYPKMVEKHTCMP is encoded by the exons atgttTTTACTCCATCGCAGGCTTCCTTTACTTGCACGCACAACCCTCCTCTGCAGTTTCATGGAGCCTGCGTTGACTGCATCATCCTCTTTCGGTGGGTCTTCTCGACTCGCCGCCTTGGCCCAGCAACTGCGCATGTACAAGCCACCGCCTTCTTCATCGTTCGAAAACGATGATGAGGAGACGCAGGCGGATCAGGAGAGCGCAGGGAAGGTGGTTTCTCAGGTTGGGTTTCAGGAATCCATGACTCCGGTTCCGAAAGATCCTGAGAGGTTCAAACCGAAGCGAGCGGCTGTGCTGATCTGTATCTTCGAAGGAGACGAGGGCGATCTTCGCGTCATCCTCACTAAGAGGTCTTCCAGATTGTCTACTCACTCGG GAGAAGTTTCACTGCCGGGTGGTAAAGCAGAGGAGGGTGATAAAGATGATGGGATGACTGCTACCAGAGAGGCCGAGGAAGAGATTGGTTTAGACCCTTCTCTTGTTGATGTTGTCACTTCTCTCGAACCATTTCTGTCCAAG CATCTCCTCAGAGTAATACCTGTGATAGGAATCTTGAAGGACAAAAACACATTCAATCCAAAACCAAATCCTGCGGAAGTGGAAGCTGTGTTTGATGCACCTTTGGAAATGTTCCTCAAG GATGAGAACAGAAGATCCGAAGAGAGAGAGTGGATGGGAGAAAAGTATTTGATCCACTACTTTGATTATCGAACCGGAGATAAAGATTATACGATATGGGGTCTAACTGCCGGGATTTTGATCAGAGCTGCATCTGTGACTTATAAAAGACCACCTGCTTTCATCGAGCAGTGCCCTAAGTTTAAGTACCCTAAAATGGTAGAGAAACATACTTGTATGCCTTAA